In a single window of the Ferviditalea candida genome:
- the bshC gene encoding bacillithiol biosynthesis cysteine-adding enzyme BshC, with protein MKLVEFHWPSGQKLTDDYVQESGRAMDLFDYHPWDGKSWEQRADWLDQRENHRISRSRLAEVLLDYNHKVGNSEKAIEHIRALRNPETLVVIGGQQAELFTGSLYVIHKAITILQLAKQAEEKLGRPVIPVFWIAGEDHDIDEVDHIHVLSAQQKVEKIKLATPHGWRSSVSRMKIGAAEWNDALQWLQGSLPDTELKAGLLSTLRSISCRSETMTDFFAGILSALFADYGLVMMDSDDPAVRKLEGPVFARMVTEYRSLNESFLESTRKVEELGYRPQVEVYENGANLFLFEQQERKLLFGSPKGFQDKKAQLHYSESEILRMAEEAPEKLSNNVLTRPLMQEFLFPVLFTVLGPGEIAYWSQTVAAFHKLDMKSPIIMPRMGYTLLEGPIQKQMNKYGFSFEDVIYRFDEKKQAWLDQQDDLRLEERFAEIKQKFEEIYRPLLKELGAVQPGLDRLGSANILKIQEQIDFLKNRSIGAYQQKFEAAVRQMDRVRLSILPLGKPQERVYNVFAYLNKYGDEWLHELISKPLEVNGNHRIVYL; from the coding sequence ATGAAACTGGTGGAATTTCACTGGCCGTCCGGTCAGAAGTTGACCGACGACTATGTTCAAGAAAGCGGCCGGGCAATGGACTTATTCGATTATCATCCTTGGGACGGAAAGTCTTGGGAGCAAAGAGCCGATTGGCTTGATCAACGGGAGAATCATAGAATTTCCAGAAGCCGGCTTGCAGAGGTCCTACTGGATTACAATCATAAAGTCGGTAATTCCGAGAAGGCGATTGAGCATATCCGCGCGCTCCGCAATCCGGAAACGCTGGTTGTTATCGGAGGTCAGCAGGCCGAATTGTTTACCGGCTCACTTTATGTCATACATAAAGCGATCACTATTCTGCAGTTAGCCAAGCAGGCGGAAGAAAAGCTCGGGAGACCTGTCATTCCCGTGTTTTGGATCGCCGGAGAGGATCATGACATCGACGAGGTCGACCATATCCATGTCTTATCCGCCCAGCAGAAGGTTGAAAAAATCAAGCTGGCAACACCACACGGCTGGCGCAGCTCGGTCAGCCGCATGAAAATCGGTGCCGCCGAATGGAATGACGCTTTGCAATGGCTTCAAGGTTCGCTGCCGGATACTGAACTGAAGGCGGGGCTGCTCAGCACTCTTCGCTCAATCAGTTGTCGGTCGGAAACGATGACGGACTTTTTCGCTGGCATTTTAAGCGCGTTGTTCGCCGATTACGGTCTCGTTATGATGGATTCCGACGACCCGGCAGTCCGTAAATTGGAAGGTCCGGTTTTCGCGCGCATGGTTACGGAATACCGGAGCCTGAATGAATCTTTTCTGGAATCGACACGCAAGGTTGAGGAATTGGGCTATCGCCCGCAGGTTGAAGTCTATGAAAACGGGGCCAACCTGTTTCTTTTTGAGCAGCAGGAGCGGAAATTGCTGTTTGGTTCGCCCAAAGGGTTCCAAGACAAAAAAGCGCAGCTTCATTACAGCGAGAGCGAGATTTTGCGCATGGCGGAAGAAGCTCCGGAAAAGCTCAGCAACAATGTGCTCACCCGTCCGTTAATGCAAGAATTTCTTTTTCCGGTTTTATTCACGGTTCTCGGCCCCGGGGAGATCGCATATTGGAGCCAAACCGTCGCGGCCTTTCATAAACTGGATATGAAGTCCCCGATCATTATGCCGCGAATGGGCTATACTTTGCTGGAGGGCCCCATTCAGAAACAAATGAACAAGTACGGCTTCTCGTTCGAGGACGTCATTTATCGTTTTGATGAGAAAAAACAGGCGTGGCTCGATCAGCAGGACGATCTCCGTCTGGAAGAAAGGTTTGCGGAAATCAAGCAGAAGTTTGAGGAAATATACAGGCCGCTGCTCAAGGAGTTGGGGGCAGTTCAACCGGGACTGGATCGCTTGGGCTCGGCCAATATCCTGAAGATCCAAGAGCAGATCGATTTTTTAAAAAATCGTTCCATCGGCGCGTATCAACAGAAGTTTGAAGCGGCGGTCCGGCAAATGGATCGCGTGCGCCTGTCGATTCTGCCATTGGGCAAGCCGCAGGAAAGAGTATATAACGTATTTGCCTACTTGAACAAGTATGGTGACGAATGGCTGCACGAATTGATCTCGAAGCCGCTTGAAGTAAATGGAAACCATCGCATCGTGTACTTATAA
- a CDS encoding ABC transporter ATP-binding protein, translating to MSRQLIEVERLKKFFHLGRGRTIKAVNDISFSIRQGETLGLAGESGSGKSTAGRTILRLYEPTEGLVKFDGRNIFSLSGSQMKALRREMQMIFQDPYASLNPRLSVRDIIGEALDIHKLAHSKTERNKRVEALLDRVGLNPGHAHRYPHEFSGGQRQRIGIARALAVDPRFIIADEPISALDVSIQAQIVNLMLDLQRESGLAYLFITHDLSMIKHISDRVAVMYLGRLIELASSEELFGNPQHPYTQALLSALLPPVPETEGHRERIVIAGEAPDPIKPPSGCHFRTRCPAAADQCVHAEPAFTEVKPGHWTACHLI from the coding sequence GTCGTACGATCAAAGCTGTCAATGATATCAGCTTCAGCATACGACAGGGGGAAACGTTGGGTCTGGCAGGCGAATCGGGCTCCGGCAAATCGACGGCCGGGCGAACGATCCTGCGTCTGTATGAGCCTACTGAAGGCCTTGTGAAATTCGACGGAAGGAATATTTTTTCCCTGTCCGGTTCGCAAATGAAGGCGCTGCGCCGCGAGATGCAGATGATCTTTCAGGATCCTTATGCTTCATTGAATCCGCGGCTGAGCGTGCGCGACATCATCGGAGAAGCGCTGGACATCCATAAGCTGGCTCACAGCAAAACGGAAAGGAACAAACGGGTGGAAGCTCTTTTGGATCGGGTCGGCTTGAATCCGGGCCATGCCCATCGGTATCCTCATGAATTTTCCGGGGGGCAGCGGCAGCGTATCGGCATCGCCAGAGCGCTGGCGGTAGATCCGCGGTTTATCATCGCCGACGAGCCGATTTCCGCATTGGACGTGTCGATACAGGCCCAGATTGTGAATCTGATGCTAGATTTGCAGCGGGAATCGGGATTGGCCTATTTATTCATCACCCATGATTTGTCCATGATCAAGCATATCAGCGACCGGGTGGCGGTCATGTATCTGGGCCGGTTGATAGAGCTGGCATCAAGCGAGGAACTGTTCGGCAATCCGCAGCATCCTTATACTCAGGCTCTTTTGTCAGCTCTTTTGCCGCCCGTCCCGGAAACGGAAGGGCATCGTGAACGAATTGTCATTGCGGGAGAAGCGCCCGATCCGATCAAGCCTCCGAGCGGCTGTCATTTCCGAACGCGCTGCCCGGCTGCCGCAGACCAATGCGTGCATGCGGAGCCCGCGTTCACGGAAGTCAAGCCGGGGCATTGGACGGCCTGCCATTTGATCTGA